The DNA segment CGCGGTTCCCGCGCACGCCGGGACCGAGGCGGCCTCCTCCCAGGTCAGGTGTGCCGGCTTCGGGATCAGCTGGCTGGCCCGGGCGATGGCGTAATGGGCGAGGCCGCCGTAGTTGGTCTCGAAGCCCCAGGCGAGCTGGTTCTCGCTGAGCATCCCGTCCGCCTGGACGGACGCCTCCTGGTCCTCGACACAAGCCGCGTTGACCAGCGCGTGGTCACCGACGCGCCAGCGCCGCACGCCGGAACCGGTGCGGACGATCACTCCGGCGGCGTCCGAGCCGAGGACATGGAAAGGCTGGTCGTGCCGCTTCGCCCAGCCGCCCTGGCGCCCGTAGGCCTGCAGGAACCCGAAGGTCGACAACGGTTCGAAGGTCGCGGACCAGACCGTGTTGTAGTTGATGGAGCTGGCCATGACGGCTATCAGCACCTCGTCGGGCGCGAGTTCCGGCATCGGCACCGTCCCCACGTGCAGGGTCTTGCGCACGTCGCGGTCGCCTTCGATCCCATCGAAGGTCTTCTCGTCCTCGATCCGCAGGTGCGCGGCGAGGAACTCCGCCGGCACTTCCGCGGCGGCCAGCTCCTGCGGGCCGGCACCGGCACGTACTGCATCGGAGAGTGACATCATCGGGCTCCTCGTCAAGCCATGTCAGGCTGGTGAAACGATCGGGTTTTCCATGTCGGGCTCGTCTCTCACCCCGCGTACGGGACCCATCTGCGGTCGTCTACGGTCGTCGAGGGGCTGCGCGCTCATCGCGGGCACCCAGGTACCGGGCGTGCCGCGCGTGGTCGCTGGCCTCGAACGGGGCGCCGGGGATCGTGTACGCGAGTCGGCGGCCGTATACGGGGGCGACGAGCAGGGTTGAGCGAACGGGTCCACGCGGCACGGCCCAGCGAAACCCGCGCCGGCGGCGCGCCGGTCCGACGCCGGCCTGCTCATCGGACCTCGCCGGTCACGTGCAGGAGGGCTCGGGCCGCCAGGCGGTAGCCGAACGCGCCGAGGCCTACCACGACGCCGGAGGCCAACGGGGCGATGATCGATTCGTGCCGGAACTGCTCCCGCGCCCACACGTTGCTGAGGTGTACCTCGATCCACGGGTGCTCATAGCTCGCCAGTGCGTCTCGCAGGCTCCAGCCGGCGATCATCAGGGCGCCAGGGTTGACCACGGCGCCCACGCTGTCGGGCCCGTGCTCGTGGATCGCGCTCACCAGATCGCCCTCCGACTCCCGTTGGAGGGACAGGACTTTCCAGCCCTGCTCGCTCACCTCGTCGGCGACCGCCTGCTCGATGTCGGCCAGGGTGTCGGTGCCGTAGATCTCAGGCTCGCGGCGGCCCAGGATGCCAAGGTTGGGACCGTTCAGTAGGAGCATCGTGCTCATGTGTCACCTCGCCGTTCAAAGGTCCGAACCGCATCCGGTCCGTGGTCCAGTGCCCCTTCGGGGGCGGCTGTCAGGGCGTCTTTTCCGAGCAGGGGCCCGGCAGTCTCTTCGGCGTGGGCCATCGCGTACCGCAGGACGGCCGGCGCCATCAGGGACGTCACGACACGATTGACCCGGCTCAGCAGGCTCAAGTGGTGGCAGGCCCTTGCCCCGGCGCCGGCATGAACTCGCCGGGCGCCCTGGAGGTCGCCGGCACCGCGGCGGCCGCGCCCGGGACGGTCGGCGGGGCCGGCGCGGTGAAGTCCCGGCACAGGCCGGCGGTGGCTGAAGAAGATCGGTGCAGGGGCGGCGAGGACCATGGTCCGCATGGGCTCCCGCTTCGCCGGGTCCACCATGCCGCTGGTAGCGATCACCACGTCGAAGGCGAAGGCGGCGATGCCACCTTCGGCCGGCCCGACGGTGACCATCGCCGGACCGACGGACAGCAGAAGCAAGCCCGCCAGGTCGGCCACCACCCCTGCCGAGACGAACAGTTGCCCGATGCCGCGGTGCAGCAGCGTCATGTCGAGCAAGGTCTCGCCGATCACCGGAAGGGCGCTCACACCCATCGCGACGCCACGGAACAGCGCGAAGGAGCACGCCTCGGCGCCGGCGGGCACGAACGTCCTCGGCAGCAGAAGGCCGGTGACGATGCCGAGACCGGAGGGCAGACGCAGGCCTGCGACGCTGACTTGGGCCGCGGTGAGCCCGCGCCGACGGACGAGGGTGAACTTCCTCTCGGCGCCGGTGATGCCGACCGGCAGCACGCCCAGTTGACCGACCGCATCCAACCGGTTCATCTGAGCTGCCTGTTGGGGCAGCGGCCGACCGGAGAAGAGAGGCCGTGGCGGCTGCGGGAGGATGCGCCGGCGCAGACGCCCGCAATCAGTTTGCCGGTGACCGCGGGCGTCCTGAAACCCATCGCCGGCCGGCCGAGGACGACGGCGAGCAGCAGGACGAGCGCGCCTTCGGGCGAGAACACCGGCAGGACATGGTGTCCGATGGCCGGCGAGGGGGCGGCGAGGGGCATCTCGGCTTCTCTCCCGATGAAAGGGTCGGGTGGGTCTGCAGGCCCAAAGGCCTCTGTGGTGGCCTCCGGGCGAGAAGGAGCGGCGTGGTGTTCGGTGCGTGCTTTCGCCGTGCGCTGCCGAGGTCTTGGAGCGGTGCGTCCGGTGAGTGGGGGGTTTCTCACATGTACGTGCGGCAGCAGGGAAGCGAGTCAGGCGCCGCGACGTCGCGGCGGTCCTTCAGAACGGCCCGAGCCGCCGGGTCACCAGGCCGATGACCTCGGCTGTCCGGTCCACGAGGAAGAAGTGGCCGCCCCGGAAGACCTCCGTCTCACATGTCCCGGTGGTGTGTTCGGCCCATGCCTCGGCCTCATCGAGGGAGACCCGGGGGTCGCTGTCTCCGGTGAGCACGGTCACCGGGCAGCCGAGGCGTCGGCCGGGCTCGTGCCGGTACCGTTCGATGGCGGTGTAGTCGCTGCGGATCGCCGGCAGGATCATCGCCAGCACCTCCGGGTCGCCGAGCAGCATCTCGCTGGTGCCGCTGAGCTTTCTGAGCTCGGCCACGAGGTCAGCGTCGCTCGCCGAATGCACCCCCTCGTCGGCATAGCGCGACGGCGCCCGCCGACCGGACGCGAACAGCCGTACCGGCGCGGGCAGTCCGGCGTCCTGCATGCGCAGCGCCACCTCGTACGCGAGGACAGCGCCCATGCTGTGGCCGAACAGGGCCAGTGGCTTGTCGTCCAGGTGCCGCAGCGTGGCGAAGATCTGGTCCGCGAACTCGGGGACGCTGTCGATCCTCGGCTCGTGGAGCCGGGTCTGCCGACCCGGGTACTGCAGGGCCAGCACCTCCACCGAGGGATGCAGCGCCTTGGACACCGGGAAGAAGAAGCTTGCGGAGCCGCCCGCATACGGAAAGCACACAAGCCGCACACTGCTCTGCGGCGCGGGGTGCGAGACGCTCACCCAATTCTTGAACTGCGCCGTTGCTTGATGCATGCCGGACGAGCTCCTCGTGGTTGGTGAGGGAATACCGGAAGCCTAGAAGGCCACTGAAAATCTTTTGCGTTCTGGCCCCGGACCGGTAGGTCCGAGGCCAGTCTTGTGGCATGCAGGGGGAATGGGCCGGTGAGTCGGTCGGGCCGGATGTGTGGGAGACCTGCCGGGAGTTGATCCCGGCGGGAAGCGTGTTCGCGTTCCTGGCCGAGCACCGTGAGGCGCTCTTTCCCTCGGAGTTCTTCGCGGACATGTATCCGTCGGCCAACGGGCGGCCGTCCCTGCCGCCGCAGGTGCTGGCCGCGACGGTGGTACTGCAGAGCCTGACCGGGCTGTCGGACTTCGAGACGGTTCAGGAACTGCGCTGTGACCTGCGCTGGAAGGCCGCCTGCGGGCTGGGCCTGTACGACACCGCCTTCGATCCCTCGCTGCTGACCTACTTCCGGCGCCGACTTGCGCGCTCGGCCGACCCGATGCGGATCTTCACCAAGGTCAGGGAGGTGGTGGCGGCCACCGGCGTGCTCAAGGGAAAGCAGCGCCGGGCGCTGGATTCCACGGTCCTGGACTATGCGGTGGCCACCCAGGACACCGTCACCCAGCTGGTGTCCGCGATCCGCCGGGTGATCCGCGAGGTCCCCGGCGCCGGCGAGATCGCCGGCCGGTGGTGCACCGCGCACGACTACACCGACCCCGGCAAACCCAAGATCGCCTGGAATGACGAGGCCGCCCGCGCCGCGCTGGTCGACGCGCTGGTGTCCGACG comes from the Streptomyces sp. KMM 9044 genome and includes:
- a CDS encoding type II 3-dehydroquinate dehydratase, translated to MSTMLLLNGPNLGILGRREPEIYGTDTLADIEQAVADEVSEQGWKVLSLQRESEGDLVSAIHEHGPDSVGAVVNPGALMIAGWSLRDALASYEHPWIEVHLSNVWAREQFRHESIIAPLASGVVVGLGAFGYRLAARALLHVTGEVR
- a CDS encoding thioesterase II family protein, whose amino-acid sequence is MHQATAQFKNWVSVSHPAPQSSVRLVCFPYAGGSASFFFPVSKALHPSVEVLALQYPGRQTRLHEPRIDSVPEFADQIFATLRHLDDKPLALFGHSMGAVLAYEVALRMQDAGLPAPVRLFASGRRAPSRYADEGVHSASDADLVAELRKLSGTSEMLLGDPEVLAMILPAIRSDYTAIERYRHEPGRRLGCPVTVLTGDSDPRVSLDEAEAWAEHTTGTCETEVFRGGHFFLVDRTAEVIGLVTRRLGPF